The following proteins come from a genomic window of Myroides odoratus DSM 2801:
- a CDS encoding type I phosphomannose isomerase catalytic subunit, whose product MSFIPYPMMFEPILKDRIWGGEKLHTVLDKQQISDSIGESWEISNVPENVSLVSNGGYKGQSLEELIKNYPEDILGSYIVSTFGYQFPLLFKFLDAKEDLSIQLHPNDELARERHNSLGKTEMWYVMQADPGARVVVDFKEGVTQKDYLQHLHTKTLPAILNEIPVKKGDAFFIQTGTVHAIGGGVLLAEIQQTSDITYRVYDWDRVDSEGQTRELHVDLALEAINYEKKQVVLSYTKEINQANLVVSCPFFTVNLIPLAERYEIEKPLDRFYLYVCTEGACELQINTLTCGIKKGQTVLIPASVKNLVATGHATLLEIYID is encoded by the coding sequence ATGAGTTTTATACCATATCCAATGATGTTTGAACCCATCCTAAAAGATAGAATTTGGGGAGGGGAGAAATTACATACTGTTTTAGATAAACAGCAGATTTCTGATTCAATTGGAGAAAGCTGGGAAATTTCAAATGTTCCAGAAAATGTGAGCCTTGTTTCCAATGGCGGTTATAAAGGACAAAGCTTAGAAGAACTGATTAAAAACTATCCAGAGGATATCTTAGGTTCGTATATTGTATCGACTTTTGGATATCAATTCCCTTTGTTGTTTAAGTTTTTAGATGCAAAGGAGGATTTATCGATTCAGTTGCATCCCAATGATGAATTAGCGCGAGAACGACATAACTCTTTGGGGAAAACCGAAATGTGGTATGTCATGCAAGCGGATCCTGGTGCTAGAGTGGTGGTTGATTTTAAAGAAGGGGTGACCCAAAAAGATTATTTACAACATTTACACACCAAGACTTTACCTGCTATCTTAAATGAGATTCCCGTAAAAAAAGGCGATGCTTTTTTTATACAAACGGGAACTGTTCATGCCATAGGAGGGGGAGTTTTACTTGCTGAAATCCAACAAACATCAGATATTACTTATCGCGTGTATGATTGGGATAGGGTCGATAGCGAAGGACAAACCCGAGAATTACACGTAGATTTAGCGCTAGAAGCGATTAATTACGAGAAAAAACAGGTTGTACTTTCGTATACGAAAGAAATCAATCAAGCAAACCTTGTGGTCTCTTGTCCGTTTTTTACAGTTAATTTAATCCCTTTAGCAGAACGATATGAAATAGAGAAGCCATTAGATCGCTTTTACCTTTATGTTTGTACAGAAGGGGCGTGTGAGCTTCAAATTAATACTTTGACCTGTGGAATTAAGAAAGGTCAAACGGTATTGATTCCTGCATCAGTGAAAAATTTAGTTGCAACTGGTCATGCAACGTTGTTAGAAATATATATCGATTAG
- a CDS encoding 6-pyruvoyl trahydropterin synthase family protein, giving the protein MRLTVSRKAHFNAAHRLHRPDWSEEQNQTVFGKCNNPNFHGHNYELIVHVTGEVDPETGFVMDLKILSDLIKSEIEEAFDHKNLNLDVVEFKNLIPTAEYIAVVIWQKLRPFIDKDKDLEVVLYETSRNFVTFKGEGI; this is encoded by the coding sequence ATGAGATTAACAGTTAGCCGTAAAGCACATTTTAATGCAGCACATCGCTTACATCGTCCAGATTGGTCGGAAGAGCAAAATCAGACTGTATTTGGCAAGTGTAATAACCCTAATTTTCACGGACACAATTACGAATTAATCGTCCATGTAACGGGAGAAGTTGATCCTGAAACAGGATTTGTGATGGATTTGAAAATCTTGTCTGATTTGATAAAATCGGAGATTGAAGAAGCTTTCGATCACAAGAACCTTAACTTGGATGTTGTAGAATTCAAAAACCTAATCCCTACTGCGGAGTATATTGCGGTAGTGATTTGGCAAAAATTAAGACCTTTTATTGATAAAGATAAAGATTTAGAGGTGGTTTTGTATGAAACTTCTAGAAACTTTGTAACTTTTAAAGGGGAAGGGATTTAA
- the idi gene encoding isopentenyl-diphosphate Delta-isomerase translates to MIEEQVILVNEQDEQVGTMGKQEAHEKALLHRAFSVFIFNDKNEIMLQQRAAEKYHSPLLWANTCCSHQRVGETNIEAGARRLREEMGFEVELKDVFHFIYKAPFDNGLTEHEFDHVMVGYYNGEPTINPEEVEAWKWMGIEEVKNDMEVNPQLYTAWFKIIFAKFYPHIEAHKI, encoded by the coding sequence ATGATTGAAGAGCAAGTGATTTTAGTTAATGAGCAAGATGAACAAGTAGGTACCATGGGCAAACAAGAGGCTCATGAAAAAGCTTTGTTGCATAGAGCGTTTTCTGTATTCATTTTTAATGACAAAAATGAAATCATGTTACAACAACGCGCAGCGGAGAAGTATCACTCACCTTTATTATGGGCAAACACTTGTTGTAGTCATCAAAGAGTTGGGGAGACCAATATCGAAGCCGGAGCGCGTCGATTGAGAGAAGAAATGGGGTTTGAAGTAGAATTGAAAGATGTTTTTCACTTCATCTATAAAGCGCCTTTTGACAATGGACTAACGGAACATGAATTTGATCATGTGATGGTGGGATATTATAATGGAGAACCTACAATAAACCCTGAAGAAGTAGAAGCGTGGAAATGGATGGGAATTGAAGAGGTAAAAAATGACATGGAAGTGAATCCTCAATTGTATACTGCTTGGTTTAAGATTATTTTTGCTAAGTTTTACCCGCATATCGAAGCACATAAAATCTAA
- a CDS encoding S41 family peptidase: MNKIKQSVFAVLLFCSISYAQKTSLQELNLDFEQVEKGFPLHWSTMGNEEYKIYMDSVHVKSGHYAVVLESTSKEEGFKALAISLPANYKGKEIRLAGYMKTENVAEGYAGLWVRIDPEVGFDNMFDKGVKGTTDWTAYEIILPLSPEQTDQIVLGGLLVGNGKMWLDNLTVTIDGKTLDDPTLEVFEREQLPADLDKEFNDGSTIEISDLSEQVISNLELLGKLWGAIKYYHPEVAKGNYNWDYELFRLLPDYLKVKNIKERDELLVSWMAKYGKLQQCKTCTPTAKEAFLRPDLSWIKQFDASQELQKALQNLYKNRNQGEHYYVGLEPNAENPRFTNEKTYDNMPYPDDGYRLLAVYKYWNMIEYFFPNKHLTDKTWGLVLKEYIPKFLKAKNELEYELAAIQLIGEIQDTHANLWGGGDKFYEAQGGNFAPFKVRFIEGQLVVVDYYNPELAEEARVKIGDVITHINGETIDSLINRLRSYYPASNEAARLRDIAENVLRSSNPYVSISYQTEGQTKQIDVVLYPKGKLNRYHWYKVDEQQRSFKLLNDNIGYVTLANIKVEDMPEIKRAFKDTKGIIVDIRNYPSAFAVFDLGGWFVDKATPFVKFTKVDINNPGAFNFTPLYEIPKDEEQYKGKLVVLINEYSQSQAEYTAMAFRAGKNTTIVGSTTAGADGNVSSFYLPGGLSTMISGIGVYYPDGTETQRVGIVPDVVVQPTIQGIKEGKDEVLEKAIELINNGEK, translated from the coding sequence ATGAATAAAATAAAACAAAGTGTGTTTGCGGTTTTGTTGTTTTGTAGCATTAGTTATGCGCAAAAAACATCACTACAAGAACTCAATCTTGATTTTGAACAGGTCGAAAAAGGATTTCCCTTACATTGGAGTACGATGGGGAATGAAGAGTATAAAATATACATGGATTCAGTTCATGTGAAAAGCGGGCATTATGCTGTTGTGCTTGAAAGTACATCAAAAGAAGAAGGATTTAAAGCTTTAGCTATTTCTTTACCTGCTAATTATAAGGGGAAAGAAATCCGCTTAGCAGGTTACATGAAAACAGAAAATGTTGCGGAAGGATACGCAGGATTATGGGTGCGTATCGATCCTGAGGTGGGGTTCGATAATATGTTTGATAAGGGAGTGAAAGGGACTACGGATTGGACAGCTTATGAAATTATACTGCCCTTATCGCCTGAGCAAACAGATCAAATTGTCTTGGGAGGATTGTTAGTAGGAAATGGAAAAATGTGGCTAGACAATCTTACGGTGACTATTGATGGTAAAACTCTAGACGATCCAACCTTAGAAGTGTTCGAAAGAGAACAATTACCCGCTGATCTAGACAAGGAATTTAATGATGGCTCTACAATTGAAATTTCGGATTTATCGGAACAAGTAATTTCTAATTTGGAATTATTAGGAAAATTATGGGGAGCAATTAAATACTATCATCCAGAAGTTGCGAAAGGCAATTACAACTGGGATTATGAATTATTTCGTTTATTGCCAGACTACTTAAAAGTGAAGAACATCAAGGAAAGAGATGAGTTACTAGTTTCGTGGATGGCAAAATATGGTAAATTACAGCAGTGTAAAACTTGTACACCAACCGCTAAGGAAGCTTTTTTAAGACCAGATTTATCTTGGATTAAACAGTTTGATGCATCACAAGAGTTGCAAAAAGCTCTTCAGAATTTGTATAAAAATAGAAATCAAGGAGAACATTATTATGTAGGGCTTGAACCTAATGCGGAGAATCCGCGTTTTACCAATGAAAAGACCTATGACAATATGCCTTATCCAGATGATGGTTATAGATTATTAGCTGTTTACAAGTATTGGAATATGATTGAATACTTTTTTCCTAATAAGCATTTGACTGATAAAACATGGGGATTAGTCTTAAAAGAATACATTCCTAAATTCCTGAAAGCAAAAAATGAGTTAGAATATGAGCTTGCAGCAATTCAGCTCATTGGTGAAATTCAAGATACTCATGCTAATTTATGGGGTGGAGGAGATAAGTTTTATGAAGCGCAAGGAGGTAATTTTGCACCTTTCAAGGTAAGGTTTATTGAAGGTCAATTGGTAGTTGTTGATTATTATAACCCTGAATTAGCAGAAGAAGCACGGGTGAAAATAGGTGATGTAATCACACATATTAATGGGGAAACCATTGATTCTCTAATCAATCGCTTGCGCAGTTATTATCCTGCTTCCAATGAAGCAGCACGTTTGAGAGATATAGCAGAAAATGTATTGCGTTCATCAAATCCTTACGTGTCGATTAGTTATCAAACAGAGGGGCAAACAAAGCAAATAGATGTTGTGTTGTATCCAAAAGGAAAACTGAATCGATATCATTGGTATAAAGTAGATGAACAACAAAGGAGCTTCAAGTTGCTGAATGACAATATTGGTTATGTAACTTTAGCTAATATTAAAGTAGAAGATATGCCAGAAATAAAACGCGCCTTCAAAGACACGAAAGGAATTATTGTGGATATTCGAAATTATCCTTCTGCTTTTGCAGTGTTTGATTTAGGCGGGTGGTTTGTAGATAAAGCAACGCCATTTGTCAAGTTTACCAAAGTTGATATCAATAACCCTGGAGCGTTCAATTTTACTCCATTGTATGAAATTCCAAAGGATGAGGAACAGTATAAAGGTAAATTAGTCGTATTGATAAATGAATATTCCCAAAGTCAAGCGGAATACACCGCTATGGCTTTTAGAGCAGGAAAAAATACAACGATTGTAGGAAGTACAACAGCTGGTGCCGATGGGAATGTGTCTAGTTTTTATCTGCCTGGAGGATTGTCAACTATGATTTCAGGTATCGGCGTTTATTATCCAGATGGTACAGAAACCCAACGTGTTGGTATTGTCCCAGATGTTGTTGTTCAACCAACGATACAAGGGATTAAAGAAGGTAAGGATGAAGTGTTAGAAAAAGCAATAGAATTGATTAATAACGGAGAAAAGTAA
- a CDS encoding ATP-dependent DNA helicase RecQ, translating into MKSIEIDLHKELKRFFGFSQFKGLQEDVVKSIISGHNTFVIMPTGGGKSLCYQLPALVLDGTAIVVSPLIALMKNQVDAIRSLSTEQGIAHVLNSSLTKTEVNQVKEDIKQGITKLLYVAPESLTKEEYVNFLQEVKLSFVAIDEAHCISEWGHDFRPEYRNLRNIIRQLGDIPIIGLTATATPKVQEDILKNLEIPNANVFKASFNRPNLYYEIKPKTKNIESDIIRFIKQRKGKSGVIYCLSRKKVEEIANVLQVNGISAVPYHAGLDAKTRAKHQDMFLMEDVDVVVATIAFGMGIDKPDVRYVIHHDIPKSLESYYQETGRAGRDGGEGWCLAYYSYKDIEKLEKFMAGKPIAEQEIGIALLQEVVAYAETSMSRRKFLLHYFGEEFDEVHGDGADMDDNVRNPKKKSEAKDELQNVLKIISETKQVYKTKEIVFVLLGKLNALLKVNKTDTQAFFGSGKNQDERFWLALIRQANVAGYLKKDIESYGVLKLTELGERFISAPVSFLMTEDHEYADGDTAVENDAPRTELVIDQVLINLLKDLRKKVAKKAGVPPFVVFQDPSLEEMCLKYPITLEEMANIIGVSDGKAKKFGKDFVDAIKNYVEENDIIRPDDLVVKSTGANSALKLYIIQSVDRKLSLDDIAKAKGLDMDALLKEMEQIVYSGTKLNIDYWLDEVLDEDQQEEIYDYFMDSESDNIKTAMAEFDGEYDTEELRLMRIQFITKEAN; encoded by the coding sequence ATGAAATCAATTGAAATTGACTTGCACAAAGAGTTAAAGAGATTTTTTGGCTTTTCCCAATTTAAGGGTCTTCAAGAAGACGTGGTGAAAAGTATTATCTCCGGGCACAATACATTTGTGATTATGCCTACAGGTGGTGGTAAATCACTTTGCTATCAATTACCTGCATTGGTTTTAGACGGGACAGCTATTGTTGTTTCTCCGTTGATCGCTCTGATGAAAAATCAAGTTGATGCTATTCGCAGCTTGTCTACAGAGCAAGGAATTGCCCATGTTTTAAACTCCTCTTTGACCAAAACGGAAGTAAACCAGGTAAAAGAAGATATTAAGCAAGGAATAACAAAATTGTTATATGTAGCCCCAGAATCACTAACCAAAGAAGAGTATGTCAACTTCTTGCAAGAGGTAAAACTGTCTTTCGTCGCTATTGATGAAGCACACTGTATCTCAGAATGGGGGCATGACTTTAGACCAGAGTATAGAAATCTAAGGAATATCATCCGACAATTAGGCGATATCCCCATTATTGGACTAACAGCTACCGCTACACCCAAAGTACAAGAGGATATTCTGAAAAACCTCGAAATTCCCAACGCTAATGTTTTTAAAGCCTCATTTAATAGACCCAATCTATACTATGAGATTAAACCCAAAACGAAAAACATTGAGAGTGATATTATTCGCTTTATTAAGCAGCGAAAAGGAAAATCAGGTGTGATTTATTGCTTAAGTAGAAAAAAAGTAGAAGAAATTGCCAATGTATTGCAAGTAAATGGAATTAGCGCTGTTCCCTATCATGCAGGGTTAGATGCTAAAACTAGAGCCAAACACCAAGATATGTTCTTAATGGAAGATGTCGATGTGGTTGTGGCGACGATTGCTTTCGGTATGGGAATTGATAAACCCGATGTACGTTATGTTATTCATCACGATATTCCAAAGTCATTAGAGAGCTATTACCAAGAAACGGGACGAGCTGGACGAGATGGTGGAGAAGGATGGTGCTTGGCGTATTACTCGTATAAAGATATTGAGAAATTAGAAAAGTTCATGGCTGGGAAGCCAATTGCGGAACAAGAAATCGGAATTGCCTTGCTGCAAGAAGTAGTCGCTTATGCTGAAACATCGATGTCAAGACGCAAATTTTTACTGCATTATTTTGGAGAAGAATTTGACGAAGTACATGGAGATGGAGCAGATATGGATGATAATGTTCGCAATCCGAAAAAGAAAAGTGAAGCCAAAGATGAACTTCAAAATGTACTGAAGATTATTAGCGAAACAAAACAAGTATACAAAACCAAAGAAATTGTATTTGTACTCTTAGGAAAGTTGAACGCTTTGTTGAAGGTAAACAAAACAGATACACAAGCATTTTTTGGTTCTGGAAAAAATCAAGACGAGCGTTTTTGGTTGGCTTTAATTAGACAAGCAAACGTAGCGGGGTATCTCAAAAAAGATATTGAATCTTACGGTGTTTTGAAATTGACAGAACTAGGGGAACGTTTCATCTCAGCTCCTGTTTCTTTCTTGATGACGGAAGATCACGAATATGCTGATGGAGATACTGCGGTTGAAAATGATGCGCCAAGAACAGAACTTGTTATTGATCAAGTGCTAATTAATCTCTTAAAAGATTTACGTAAGAAAGTAGCCAAAAAAGCTGGTGTTCCTCCTTTTGTTGTTTTTCAAGACCCTTCTTTAGAAGAGATGTGCTTGAAATATCCAATTACATTAGAGGAAATGGCAAACATCATTGGAGTGAGTGATGGAAAGGCGAAAAAGTTTGGGAAAGATTTTGTTGATGCAATTAAAAATTACGTAGAAGAAAACGATATTATCCGACCAGATGATTTAGTCGTAAAATCTACAGGAGCTAATTCTGCTTTGAAACTTTATATTATTCAAAGTGTCGATCGTAAATTGTCTTTGGACGATATTGCGAAAGCAAAAGGATTGGATATGGATGCCCTATTGAAAGAAATGGAGCAAATCGTATATTCCGGAACTAAATTGAATATCGATTATTGGTTGGATGAAGTATTAGATGAAGATCAACAAGAAGAAATCTACGATTACTTCATGGATTCGGAATCTGATAATATTAAAACCGCAATGGCCGAATTTGATGGTGAATATGATACGGAAGAATTGCGATTAATGCGCATTCAGTTTATTACAAAAGAAGCAAATTAA
- a CDS encoding KpsF/GutQ family sugar-phosphate isomerase — MNTHTTILERAKKTLLSESESIKKLIDYLTEDFPDAVQAILNCKGRVVVTGIGKSALIGSKIVATFNSTGTPSLFMHAAEAVHGDLGLLQPNDCVICISNSGNSPEIKVLTPLLKRFGNTLIAITANETSFLGKNADYVLLSKVDREADPNNLAPMDSTTAQLALGDALAACLIECRNFTTNDFALYHPGGALGKKLLLLVKDILNNQNKPMVSPTSSIKDVIVEISQKRLGVTAVIDNNTLIGIITDGDLRRMLQNNTSFETIQAKDIMSANPKTIESDQLVSQALSILEDNSITQLIVTQAGEYQGIIHLHDILKEGIV; from the coding sequence TTGAATACACATACCACCATATTAGAGCGAGCAAAAAAAACTTTACTATCTGAAAGTGAAAGCATTAAAAAGCTCATCGACTACCTAACGGAAGACTTTCCAGATGCTGTACAAGCCATTTTAAACTGCAAGGGACGCGTAGTTGTAACAGGGATTGGAAAAAGTGCGTTAATCGGAAGTAAGATTGTCGCAACATTCAACTCTACGGGGACTCCATCTCTCTTCATGCATGCAGCAGAAGCGGTTCACGGAGATTTGGGGTTACTTCAGCCCAATGATTGTGTGATTTGCATTTCCAATAGTGGAAATAGTCCTGAAATAAAAGTATTGACTCCCCTACTTAAGCGCTTTGGCAATACCCTTATCGCCATAACCGCAAATGAAACTTCATTTTTAGGGAAAAATGCAGATTATGTTTTACTATCAAAAGTAGACAGAGAAGCAGACCCAAACAACTTAGCTCCGATGGATAGCACAACAGCTCAATTAGCATTAGGCGATGCATTAGCGGCTTGTTTAATTGAATGTAGAAACTTCACAACCAATGATTTTGCCCTATATCACCCAGGAGGTGCCTTAGGAAAGAAACTGCTTTTATTGGTCAAAGATATCTTAAACAATCAAAACAAACCAATGGTTTCACCAACCTCTTCGATTAAAGATGTAATCGTAGAAATCTCGCAAAAACGACTGGGTGTAACGGCTGTAATTGATAATAATACGTTAATTGGCATTATTACAGATGGTGATTTGCGCAGAATGTTACAAAATAATACTAGTTTTGAAACCATCCAAGCAAAAGATATCATGAGTGCGAATCCGAAAACCATTGAATCAGATCAATTGGTTTCTCAAGCCTTATCGATATTAGAAGACAATTCAATTACCCAATTAATTGTAACTCAAGCTGGAGAATATCAAGGTATTATCCATTTACACGACATTTTAAAAGAAGGAATAGTATAA
- the tatC gene encoding twin-arginine translocase subunit TatC, with translation MAKQKNSEKAMSFLDHLEELRWLLIRASVFILGGGIIAFFFRDFIFNTIIFGPKNSDFVTYQFFCKIAQYFNFDDSFCQQELPFEIQNRTMDGQFSVMMWTCITAGFIISVPFILWEIWKFISPALYTKEKKYAKFFIVISSFLFFLGVLFGYYVITPLSINFLVNLQVSDVVKNDIDINSYIGLVKTTSIACGLIFELPIIMYFLSVLGLVTPQFLREYRKYAIVLILILAAIITPPDVISQIIVSIPLLILYEISIYISKFVQKKPKTEVLAPNNND, from the coding sequence ATGGCAAAACAAAAAAACTCAGAAAAGGCAATGTCCTTTTTAGACCATTTAGAAGAATTAAGATGGCTATTAATCCGCGCTTCCGTTTTTATTTTAGGAGGGGGAATCATCGCTTTCTTTTTCAGGGATTTTATATTCAATACAATCATTTTCGGACCAAAGAATAGCGATTTCGTTACCTATCAATTCTTCTGTAAAATTGCACAGTACTTTAATTTTGACGATAGTTTTTGTCAACAAGAACTTCCTTTTGAAATCCAAAACAGAACCATGGATGGGCAATTTTCTGTCATGATGTGGACGTGTATTACAGCAGGTTTCATCATTTCAGTTCCTTTTATCCTATGGGAAATCTGGAAATTTATTAGTCCAGCCTTATACACTAAAGAAAAGAAATACGCTAAATTCTTTATTGTCATTTCATCATTCTTATTCTTTTTGGGTGTTTTATTTGGCTATTATGTAATCACTCCACTATCTATCAACTTCTTGGTAAATCTACAGGTAAGTGATGTGGTAAAAAATGACATCGACATCAACTCTTACATTGGGCTAGTAAAAACCACCTCTATCGCTTGTGGTTTAATTTTTGAACTTCCGATTATCATGTATTTCTTATCGGTTCTTGGTTTAGTTACCCCACAATTTTTAAGAGAATACAGAAAATATGCCATTGTATTAATTCTAATTTTAGCAGCAATCATCACTCCTCCGGATGTGATTAGCCAAATTATAGTTTCTATCCCTTTGTTGATACTATATGAAATTAGTATTTATATCTCTAAATTTGTTCAAAAGAAACCTAAAACGGAAGTTTTGGCACCAAACAATAATGACTAA
- the lptB gene encoding LPS export ABC transporter ATP-binding protein translates to MKLRADNIVKMYKKRKVVKGVSVEVNQGEIVGLLGPNGAGKTTSFYMIVGLVKPNFGHIYLDNMDITSFPMYKRGQHGIGYLAQEPSVFRKLSIEDNILSVLQLTKLSKQEQVAKMESLIAEFNLEHIRTNRGDLLSGGERRRTEIARALATDPKFILLDEPFAGVDPVAVEDIQRIVAKLKNKNIGILITDHNVQETLAITDKTYLMFEGGILKAGVPEELAEDEMVRKVYLGQNFELRKKKLDFD, encoded by the coding sequence ATGAAATTAAGAGCAGATAATATTGTCAAGATGTACAAAAAGAGAAAGGTTGTAAAAGGCGTTTCTGTTGAAGTTAATCAAGGAGAGATTGTAGGGTTATTGGGACCTAATGGGGCTGGGAAAACGACTTCGTTTTATATGATTGTAGGATTGGTAAAGCCCAATTTCGGCCACATCTATCTAGACAATATGGACATTACCAGCTTCCCAATGTACAAAAGAGGGCAACATGGTATTGGTTATTTAGCCCAAGAACCATCGGTGTTTCGAAAATTAAGTATCGAGGATAATATTTTAAGTGTACTCCAATTGACCAAGCTTTCTAAGCAAGAGCAAGTGGCTAAAATGGAGTCTTTAATTGCTGAATTTAACTTAGAACACATTCGCACAAACCGTGGGGATTTGTTATCTGGAGGAGAACGCAGAAGAACGGAAATTGCCCGTGCTCTGGCTACCGATCCAAAGTTTATCTTACTCGATGAACCTTTTGCAGGGGTTGACCCTGTTGCAGTAGAGGATATCCAACGTATTGTTGCCAAATTAAAAAACAAAAATATCGGAATCTTAATCACAGATCACAACGTACAAGAAACACTAGCGATTACAGATAAGACTTATTTAATGTTTGAAGGAGGTATTCTTAAAGCTGGAGTTCCTGAAGAACTAGCAGAGGATGAGATGGTTAGAAAAGTATATTTAGGTCAAAACTTTGAATTGCGTAAAAAGAAATTAGACTTCGACTAG
- a CDS encoding polysaccharide biosynthesis/export family protein, with protein sequence MKLRSSFAVLLLLTAVFLTSCASRKSVVYYQNVEDVLTNNNTVTNFETHLQPDDLLMIIVSAQDREAAAPFNLVNTMTTNPNNPAGTGQMQQQLYLVDNKGNIEFPVLGTIKISGLTKKEAIDYLTTEISKYIIRPIVNMRIMNYKVTVQGEVNRPGIHTVVSERLTLSDAIALSGDMTVYGKRDNVLVIREVEGKRIPYRVDMTKADFITSPYYYLNQNDIVYVEPNKTRVNSSVVGPNLTLGISALSLLVTIIALSTK encoded by the coding sequence ATGAAATTAAGAAGCTCATTTGCTGTATTACTCCTCTTAACAGCTGTATTTCTGACGTCATGTGCGTCCAGAAAGTCAGTAGTTTACTACCAAAACGTAGAAGATGTGTTAACGAACAATAATACAGTTACCAATTTTGAAACCCATCTGCAACCAGATGATTTACTAATGATTATTGTATCAGCTCAAGATCGAGAAGCTGCTGCTCCCTTCAACTTAGTAAATACCATGACTACGAACCCTAATAACCCTGCAGGTACAGGTCAAATGCAACAACAATTGTATTTGGTGGACAACAAAGGGAATATCGAATTTCCTGTTCTTGGAACCATTAAGATTAGCGGATTAACAAAAAAAGAAGCTATTGATTACCTAACAACTGAGATTAGTAAATATATCATTCGTCCTATTGTTAACATGAGAATCATGAACTACAAAGTAACGGTGCAAGGTGAAGTAAATAGACCTGGAATCCACACTGTTGTTAGCGAGCGTCTGACGCTTTCTGATGCGATTGCACTTTCAGGAGACATGACGGTTTATGGAAAAAGAGACAATGTTCTTGTGATTCGCGAAGTAGAAGGAAAACGCATTCCTTACCGTGTAGATATGACTAAAGCTGATTTTATTACCTCCCCTTACTATTACTTAAACCAAAACGATATTGTATATGTCGAGCCTAACAAAACAAGAGTAAACTCTTCTGTTGTAGGTCCTAACCTTACTTTAGGTATTTCGGCACTATCTTTATTAGTAACTATAATTGCGCTGTCAACTAAATAA